DNA sequence from the Pseudoglutamicibacter cumminsii genome:
GAGTGGACGGTTCTTGGTGCGGCGGGCAACCTCGAAGCCGCCCACGAGGCCGGTCGTGGTCAACAGCGGGGTAGTCAGATTAGCCATGGTGGCTCTCCTTAGATGTGGGGTGAAGGTTGGGGTGAATTGGGGACAGGCCCGCTTATTCCTTGGAGCTATCGGTGTCAGAGGATGGCTCTGCGTCTTCCGGTGGGGTCTGGGATGCCGAGCGGATCATGCTCAGCACAGCGACCACGCCGCCGATGCTCGCGAGGGCTTTCAAACGATTCTTCTTACGTCGCGGGTCCACTGGCTCGGGGCCAATCGGGTTGGTCATCGCGCGCAGCTTGCGGCCCTCGTAAACGTCCTTGGCGTACGCCTTTTCCTTCTTCTTGATGCCCGAGGTCGAACGTGGTGGGAGCAGGACCTGCTCTTCAGCTTCAAGACCAGCGGTGAGCTGGCGAGCACGCTGAGCTTCCACATCGACTTCCGCACCCAGAACCAGCACACAGTTGATGATCCAGATCCACATCAGACCCGCGATCGCACCACCGATGGAGCCGTAGGTCTTGTTGTAGTTAGCGAAGTTGGAGAGGTACCACGCGAAGCCCGCGGTCGCCAGTGCCATTGCGACGAGCGCGAACGTTGCGCCCAGGGTGATCCATCGGACCTGTGGGCGGCGCACGTTAGGGGTGAAGTTGTAGAGCAAACCGATCATGACGATCGCGACCACGATCAGAACAGGCCATTTGAGGATGTTCCAAACAGTCACCGCTTCAGGACCCAGGCCGATCCAGCCGCCGATCATCGACGCGAAGTCACCTGAGACGAGCAACAGCAGGATGCAGATCATCGCGCCGAACAGCAGTGCGAGGGTGATGAGGTACATCTGGATGCGCAGGAACATCGCGGCGCGGCCCTCTTCGACACCGTAGACGGTGTTGATGGAGCGGGAGAACGCGTTGACGTAGTTCGAAGACGTCCACACGGCACCCAGGACACCGATCACGAAGAATAGGCCCGCGCCGTTGCCTTCAGTGAGCCCGGTAATGGGTTCTTCGAGGACTTTCGCCATCTCAGGCGAGCCGACGTCTTCGATCGTGTTGAGCAGCAGCTTGGTGGTTTCTTCGCCTTGGCCGAACAAACCTAGGGTCGAGACCACGGCGAGTAGCGCCGGGAAGATCGCGAACACTGTTCGGTAGGTGAGGGCAGCGGCCATGTCCATGCCGCCGTCGCGAGTGAATTCGCGGAGTGCTCTGCCGAAGATGTATTTCCATCCGGCCGCCGGGATGGGGCCGGCGTTGTCCATGCGTTCTTCGATCGCGTCTTTTGCGTCGGGGTCTGCCGTGATGCTTCTCTCCACGCTATTGGCCTTCCTGATGGATGCTATTGATCTAGAGCCTAGTCATCTCACAGGTTTGATGCCACACTCGCGCTTTTTTGGGGTGTCCTGCGGGTGTTCTCGCCGCGCCTGCGCGTGCTGTGGGTTCTAAGATGGCACGATCGTTGGTGGAGTGTCGTGAAACTGTGCTCGATGTTGTGGCATGGCGCTCGATGCTGAGTTGAGTTGGTTGAGGGATGTTGCAGGATGCCTACAGATTTTAAGGACTCGCGTGACGCTGATACGTCGCCTTCGGGTGAGGTTGATGCGGGCGCGGAGCTTGCTTATGAGGCGACTGATGAGCGTCCTTCGTTGACGACGCGCACCCGGGAGGCTCTGTATCGTTTCCGGGTTGGTTTGCAGGAGGGCATGCCGCTGCCGCTGGTGATTCAGGGCAGTATTGAGGCGATTCAGGTGTATGTCCTGGGGCTGATTGTTGTTGCGATTCCTTTGGGTGTTGCGGCGGCGTCTGGCGGCTGGTTGAGCGCGAGTGCGGGCGATGTTGCTCATGCGACTGGGCAGTGGTGGCTCATGGGGCATGGGGTTCCGTTGGTACGTTCGGATGCCGCTATTGGTGGTGAGGGGACGATGTGGTTCCTTCCGTTGGGGTTCGTGTTGGTGCCTGGATGGTTGGCGTGGCGTGCGGGCCGGCGGTTGGCGCGGGCGTCGTGGTCTGATCAGTTGTGGCAGGCGATGTTGGGTTCGCTGGTCGTGTATGGCTTGTTGGGTATGGCGACGACGTGGTGGGCTTCGACTGAGTTGGTTTCTGCGCCGTGGTGGGGTGCGTTGTTGATTCCGTTGGTGATCCACGTGATTGGTTTGATCGGGGGAGCGTGGCGTGAGGCGGGCTCGTTTGGCCGGTTGATTGGTTTTGATGCGGCGGATTGGGTTGTTCAGCATTCGCAGTATCAGCGGTGGGCTGGCTCGTATGTGTGGGCTGTTGTGCGTGCTGGTTTTGTGGGGTTTGTGACGGCTGTGGGGCTGGCGTCTGCGGTTTTCACGGTGCAGTTGTTGGTGCATTGGGTTGATGTGGTCAATAACGTGATGCGTTTGAATCCTGGTGTGTGGGGCGGTTCGGCGTTGATGTTGTTGCAGTTGGTGTTTGTTCCGAACATGGTCGTGTACACGCTGGCCTATCTGACTGGCGGCGGTTTTGCCTTGGGGTCCACCACATCGGTTTCTGCGTTTGGTGTGTTCGGGACTGATATGCCGCCGTTGCCGTTGTTGGGGATGCTCCCTGAGGGCCCGCATGTGTGGGTTGTTGTGATTCCGGTGGTGGCTGGGATTGTGGCCGGCTGGTGGTTTTTGCGTGAGGGCGAGAACCACTTGGAGGAGTGGTTGACGCTCCGTTTCGAGCAGCGCTGGGTTGGTTTGACGTTGTCCTCGCTGGTTTTGGGGCTTCTGGTGGGCGCGGTTTCGGCTGCTGGTTTTGTGGCGTTCGCGTTTTTGTCCTCTGGCACGTTGGGGCTGGGTGTTTTCACGTGGATTGGCCCGCATGTGTGGGCGTCTGCTGGTTTGCTGGTCGCGGAGATCGGCGTGGGTGCTGTGATCGGTAATGTTGCGGCGCCGTTGTTTGAGCGTGATCCTGTTTTGGATGCGTGAGTTTTAGGGAGGGTTTCGCGATGCGTGCGGTGGTTTTGCTTTCGGGGTCTGGTACAAATTTCCAGGCTGTTGTTGATGCTGTTTCTGCTGGTCGGTTGACTGGTGTGGAGATCGTTGCGGTGGGTACGGATCAGCCGGGTGCGGCTGGTCTGCATCGTGCTGATGGCTTGGGTGCTGAGACGTTCGTTGTGGACCCTGAGGATTACGATGCGCGGGCTGAGTGGGATGCCGCGTTGGCTTCCGCTGTGGCTGGTTTCGAGCCGGACGTGGTGGTGTGCTCGGGCTTTATGCGGATTTTGGGTGCGGCGTTCCTTGAGCGTTTCGGGGATCGGACGGTGAACACGCATCCGGCGTTGTTGCCGTCGTTCCCGGGTGCGCACGGTGTGCGTGACGCGTTGGCGTATGGCGTTAAGGTCACGGGCTGCACGGTGCATTGGGTTGATGCGGGTGTGGATACGGGCCCGATCATCGCGCAGCGTGCGGTTGAGGTGCGCGAGGGCGAGTCGCAGGATGAGCTGCATGAACGGATTAAGGTTCAGGAGCGTTCTGCGTTGATTGAGGTTCTGCAGGGTCTTGCGGATGGCGCAATCACGTTCCCGTCCGTAGGAGATTGAAGCGTAGACTAGTCGTGTCTGCCTTGTGAGGCGGGCTGTTTCTCATGCGCATTGTGTAGTGCGTATTTTCCGCGATTTCTCCTGAGGAGCCTTTTCTCGTGACCGTTCAGGATTCCACGCCGACGACCGTTCCGATTAAGCGTGCACTGATCTCTGTTTATGACAAGACCGGTTTGGAGGACCTTGCTCGCGGCCTGCATGAGGCTGGCGTCGCGATTGTGTCTACCGGTTCTACTGCTGGCCGTATTGCTGATGCGGGTATCCCGGTGACTGAGGTGTCTGAGGTGACGGGCTTCCAGGAGTGCCTCGAAGGTCGTGTGAAGACTCTGCACCCGCGGGTTCACGCGGGTATTTTGGCTGATCGCCGCAAGGATGACCATGTTCAGCAGCTCAAGGACATGGAGATTGAGCCGTTTGATCTGGTGGTCGTGAACTTGTACCCGTTCGTTGAGACAGTGCGTTCGGGTGCCGACCAGGATGCGGTGATTGAGCAGATCGATATCGGTGGCCCGTCGATGGTTCGCGCGGCCGCTAAGAACCACCCTTCTGTTGCCGTGGTCGTGAACCCTGAATTCTATGGCCAGGTCGTTGAGGCAGCTCGCGGTGAGGGCTTCGATTTGGCGACCCGCCGTCGTCTGGCTTCGCTCGCTTTCGCCCACACTGCCGCCTACGACAACGCTGTTGCCGCGTGGACCGCGGCTCAGTTCGGTGACCCGGGCGCGGAAGAGGCTCCGGTGTTCCCTCCATACGCTGGCTTGTCGCTCGAGCGTGCTGAGGTTCTGCGTTACGGCGAGAACCCGCACCAGCCGGCAGCACTGTACGTGGATCACGCCGCGTCCCCGGGTATTGCTCAGGCTGAGCAGCTGCACGGTAAGGCGATGAGCTACAACAACTACCAGGACGCCGACGCCGCAGTGCGCGCGGCTTATGACTTCGATGAGCCAGCGGTTGCCGTGATCAAGCACGCTAACCCGTGCGGCATCGCCGTCGCGACCCCGGGTGCCGAGGACCCGATCGCTGACGCGCACCGCAAGGCTCACGGAACCGATCCGTTGTCGGCTTTCGGCGGCGTGATCGCGGCTAACCGCCCTGTTACGGCGGGTATGGCTCGCACGGTTTCGGAGATCTTCACCGAGGTTGTTGTGGCCCCGGGCTTCGAGGATGAGGCCGTAGAGATCCTCTCCAAGAAGAAGAACATCCGTCTGCTGGCCCTTCCGAAGGACTTCAAGCAAGACACGGTTTCGATCCGTCAGATTTCCGGTGGCGCCCTGCTCCAAACAACCGACCAGCTCGATGCACCAGGCGATGACCCGAAGACCTGGACGCTCGCGGCCGGCGAACCAGCTGACGAGAAGACGCTCGCCGACCTCGCTTTCGCGTGGCGTGCCCTGCGTTCCGCTAAGTCGAACGCGATCCTGCTCGCCAACGACGGCGCCGCCGTCGGCATCGGCATGGGCCAGGTCAACCGCGTCGATTCGTGCCGCCTCGCAGTAGAGCGCGCCAACACCCTCGGTGTCACGGTTGCATCCGACGTCAACGCGGCAGGCGGGGCGGAAGCCGACGCCAACGCACAGTCTGAGGAACGCGCACGCGGAGCCGTTGCCGCATCGGACGCTTTCTTCCCGTTCGCAGACGGCCCGGAGGTCCTCATCAACGCTGGCGTGCGCGCGATCGTCCAGCCGGGCGGTTCCGTACGCGACCAGGACACGATCGACGCCGCGAACAAGGCCGGCGTGACGATGTACTTCACGGGTGAACGCCACTTCTTCCACTAAACCCACTCCGAAGACCACCTAGCGGAGGCCGGTGAGGTGATTGCCAATGAACGCACGTTCGGCAACAAACCTCACCGGCCTCTTTGCGACCCTTTAGAATAGAGACGAGTGTGCCCAGACAACTGACGGGCACAACCCAACTCATCAGCGACTGTTGAGGGAGAAAGCCGCCACATGGCAAAGATCATCTATACACACACCGACGAAGCGCCGATGCTCGCCACGCACTCGTTCCTGCCGATGGTTGAGGCTTTTGCCTCCCAGGCGAACGTGCCGATGGAAACCCGCGATATTTCGCTGGCTGGCCGCATCATCGCAACGTTTTCTCACATGCTCCCAGAGAACCAGCGCATCAACGATGCCCTGGCTGAGCTGGGCGAGATGACCCAGAGCCCAGATGCGAACATCGTGAAGCTTCCGAACATTTCGGCTTCCGTACCGCAGTTGAAGGCAGCCGTTGCTGAGCTGCAGGCGCAGGGCTACGACCTGCCGAACTTCCCAGACGAGCCAAAGACTGACGAAGAGCGCGAGATCCGCGAGCTCTACGGCAAGGTCATGGGTTCCGCTGTGAACCCGGTCCTGCGTGAAGGTAACTCCGACCGCCGTGCACCGCAGTCCGTCAAGAGCTACGCGAAGAAGAACCCTCACTCGATGGGTGAGTGGACCAAGGACTCCAAGACCAACGTCGCGACGATGGGCAAGAACGACTTCGCGTCCAACGAGAAGTCCGTTGTGCTTGAGAAGGACGACGAGCTGACCATCCGCTTCACCCCTGCCGGCGGCGAAGCGAAGGTTCTCAAGCCCGCGTTCAAGGTTCTCGAAGGTGAGGTCGTTGACGGCACGTTCATGTCCGTCAAGGCACTCGACGCTTTCCTCAAGGAGCAGGTTGCGCGCGCTAAGGACGAGGGCATCCTCTTCTCCGCGCACCTCAAGGCGACCATGATGAAGGTCTCCGACCCGATCATCTTCGGCCGCGTTGTCCGCGCTTACTTCGCTGACCTGTTCGAGAAGTACGGCGACAAGCTCGCAGAAGCTGGCCTGTCCCCGAACAACGGCCTCGCAGCGATCATCTCCGGCCTCGACTCCCTCGACGCCGAAACCGCTGAAGCCGTCAAGGCAGAGATCGAGAAGGCCTACAACGAAGGCCCGTCGATCGCTATGGTTGATTCCTCCCGCGGAATCACCAACCTTCACGTCCCATCGGACGTCATCGTCGACGCATCCATGCCAGCGATGATCCGCACCTCCGGCCAGATGTGGAACGCTGACGACAAGACCCAGGACACCCTGGCGATCATCCCTGACTCCTCCTACGCTGGCGTCTACCAGACCGTGATTGAGGACTGCCGCGCGAACGGCGCGTTCGACCCAGCAACCATGGGTACCGTCCCGAACGTTGGCCTCATGGCTCAGAAAGCTGAAGAGTACGGCTCGCACGACAAGACCTTCCAGCTCGAGGAAGACGGCACGGTTGAGGTCGTCAACTCCGCAGGCGATGTTCTGATTTCCCACGAGGTTGAGGCCGGCGACATCTGGCGCGCATGCCAGACCAAGGACCTGCCGATCCGCAACTGGGTTGAGCTCGCAGTTGAGCGCTCCCGCCAGTCGGGTATGCCAGCTGTGTTCTGGCTCGATGAGAACCGCGCACACGACGCGAACCTCATCGAGAAGGTCAACACCTACCTCAAGGACCTCGACACCGACGGCCTGGACATCCGCATCCTTGCTCCGAAGGAAGCAACCCAGTTCTCGGTTGATCGCATCCGCAAGGGTGAGGACACCATCTCGGTGACCGGTAACGTCCTGCGTGACTACCTGACCGACCTGTTCCCGATCCTCGAGCTCGGCACCTCCGCGAAGATGCTCTCGATCGTTCCACTGCTTGCTGGTGGTGGATTGTTCGAGACCGGCGCTGGCGGTTCCGCACCGAAGCACGTTCAGCAGCTCGTTGAAGAGAACCACCTGCGTTGGGACTCCCTCGGTGAGTTCCTTGCTCTCGCTGAGTCCTTCGAGAAGTTCGGCCGCCAGACCGAGACCCCAGCAGCTGAGGTTCTTGGCCGCGCACTCGATGCAGCGACCGGTACGTTCCTCGACGAGAACAAGTCCCCATCCCGCAAGGTAGGCGAGCTCGACAACCGCGGCTCCCACTACTTCCTGGTTCGCTACTGGGCTGAAGAACTCGCACAGCAGACCGAGGATGCGCGCCTTGCACAGGTCTTCGCACCTGTTGCGAAGGCACTCGCAGAGAAGGAAGAGCAGATCATCTCCGAGCTCAACGGCGCACAGGGCGTAGCAGTTGACCTGGGTGGCTACTACCGCCCAGACGAGAAGAAGGTCTCCGAGATCATGCGTCCTTCCGCAACCCTCAACGAGATCATCGACGGCCTCAAGGCCTAAGTTTCTCGCTTCAGCGGGGCTAGCACAGCTCGCTGATACAGCGAACGGGAGGCGTGACCATGTGGTCACGCCTCCCGCGTGTTTAAGTGCGAGTGTCTACGGCGTCGAGGTGCGATCTAGTTATCGAGCGCTACTGCGTGACGGCGGGCCAAGCCGACGTAGGTTTCGGCGGAAGTTGACAGTGCCGCAACTTCCTCATCGGTCAGCTCACGGCGGACCTTCGCAGGCGCGCCTGCAACCAGAGACCGCGGCGGAACCTCCATGCCCTCCAAAACGAGCGCGCCAGCGGCGACAAGCGACTGCTCACCGATCACAGCGCCATTCATGATGGTCGCGGACATGCCAACCAGCGTCCCGTTGCCCACAGTGCAGCCATGCACCACGGCGGCGTGGCCGACAGTGACATCGTCACCGAGGGTGCACGGGTACTCAGGGTCAGCGTGAACCACGACGCTGTCCTGAAGATTGGTGCGGGCGCCAACGCGGATCGGGGCGGAATCCCCGCGGACCGATACCCCGTAGAACGCCGAAGAATCCTCAGCCATCACTACATCGCCACTAACCGTGGCGGTAGGGGCCAGGAACGCGGCGGCCTCGACGTCAGGGGTTCCGTTATCAAGTGGAATGATATGTGCCATGCGACCAGCCTACTGACGCCGGCGCGCTGTTGCACTCAAAACGCTGTTGCACTCACAGCTCAGTCGCGAACCCACGAATCCGGAAGCACGGGTGCGTCCTTCGGGTCGAAACCGCCCACCGGGATGGTCTGGTTCGGGCAGCTCTTGAGAACGCGTTTCATCGCGTCCTTTTCAGGCGGGCTGACCCACAAGCCATACCGAGACTTGACCGCGATCTGCCGGGCCACCATCGGACATCTGTACGCCTTGTTAGGTGGGAGCCAGCTAGCGGCATCGTGATCGGATTTCTGCTGGTTGAGCGGGCCGGAGACCGCGAGCAGATTCAGCGGGTCGTTCGCGAGCAGGACGCGTTCGCGTTGGCTCAGGTTCTGCGCGCCCTTTTGCCACGCATCAGACAGCGCTACGACGTGGTCGATCTGAACCGCCTGGGAGGTGCGGGGACCGCGTTCAAAGTTGATGGTTCGGCCCGAATACGGGTCATTCAGAACGCCCGATATGACCTTGCAGCGGCCTTCACGTGTTGTGTTGCGGAGGTCTCGGGTGAGGATGTCGTCGCGGGTGCGGCAGCCGTTGCGGTCGGTATCGAGCCACGCGCGGCCGAAGGCGCCGGTGCGGTCGTAGCCGGTCTTGGGTGCTCGGCCTTTGACCTGGAGCGTTTCGAGGACCACCGCTGCGTTGTTGGATGGCTTCGCCGGTTTAGATGGCTTGGCTGGTTTGGTCGGTTTGGAAGGCTCGGCCGGCTTAGCTGGCTTCGCCGTTTTGCTTGGCTTGGCTGATTCTGACGGGTGAGCGGATTCGCTCGGTGTGGGCGATGCAGTTGGTGCGGCCGGCTGAGTGGTTTGCGAAGGCCCCGGCTCCGAAGGTGCCGCCTCCGAAGGGCTCGGCGTCGCTTCGACTGACGGTGCGGCGGTCTGCGAGTGTTCCGCGTCTTCAGCCGAGCACCTTCCGATCATGGAAAGCACAAAGAGAATCACCACGACAA
Encoded proteins:
- a CDS encoding HNH endonuclease family protein, which translates into the protein MHGKSGASSTQSTTMQKILVVVVILFVLSMIGRCSAEDAEHSQTAAPSVEATPSPSEAAPSEPGPSQTTQPAAPTASPTPSESAHPSESAKPSKTAKPAKPAEPSKPTKPAKPSKPAKPSNNAAVVLETLQVKGRAPKTGYDRTGAFGRAWLDTDRNGCRTRDDILTRDLRNTTREGRCKVISGVLNDPYSGRTINFERGPRTSQAVQIDHVVALSDAWQKGAQNLSQRERVLLANDPLNLLAVSGPLNQQKSDHDAASWLPPNKAYRCPMVARQIAVKSRYGLWVSPPEKDAMKRVLKSCPNQTIPVGGFDPKDAPVLPDSWVRD
- the purN gene encoding phosphoribosylglycinamide formyltransferase, with the protein product MRAVVLLSGSGTNFQAVVDAVSAGRLTGVEIVAVGTDQPGAAGLHRADGLGAETFVVDPEDYDARAEWDAALASAVAGFEPDVVVCSGFMRILGAAFLERFGDRTVNTHPALLPSFPGAHGVRDALAYGVKVTGCTVHWVDAGVDTGPIIAQRAVEVREGESQDELHERIKVQERSALIEVLQGLADGAITFPSVGD
- the purH gene encoding bifunctional phosphoribosylaminoimidazolecarboxamide formyltransferase/IMP cyclohydrolase, with the translated sequence MTVQDSTPTTVPIKRALISVYDKTGLEDLARGLHEAGVAIVSTGSTAGRIADAGIPVTEVSEVTGFQECLEGRVKTLHPRVHAGILADRRKDDHVQQLKDMEIEPFDLVVVNLYPFVETVRSGADQDAVIEQIDIGGPSMVRAAAKNHPSVAVVVNPEFYGQVVEAARGEGFDLATRRRLASLAFAHTAAYDNAVAAWTAAQFGDPGAEEAPVFPPYAGLSLERAEVLRYGENPHQPAALYVDHAASPGIAQAEQLHGKAMSYNNYQDADAAVRAAYDFDEPAVAVIKHANPCGIAVATPGAEDPIADAHRKAHGTDPLSAFGGVIAANRPVTAGMARTVSEIFTEVVVAPGFEDEAVEILSKKKNIRLLALPKDFKQDTVSIRQISGGALLQTTDQLDAPGDDPKTWTLAAGEPADEKTLADLAFAWRALRSAKSNAILLANDGAAVGIGMGQVNRVDSCRLAVERANTLGVTVASDVNAAGGAEADANAQSEERARGAVAASDAFFPFADGPEVLINAGVRAIVQPGGSVRDQDTIDAANKAGVTMYFTGERHFFH
- a CDS encoding YhjD/YihY/BrkB family envelope integrity protein, producing MERSITADPDAKDAIEERMDNAGPIPAAGWKYIFGRALREFTRDGGMDMAAALTYRTVFAIFPALLAVVSTLGLFGQGEETTKLLLNTIEDVGSPEMAKVLEEPITGLTEGNGAGLFFVIGVLGAVWTSSNYVNAFSRSINTVYGVEEGRAAMFLRIQMYLITLALLFGAMICILLLLVSGDFASMIGGWIGLGPEAVTVWNILKWPVLIVVAIVMIGLLYNFTPNVRRPQVRWITLGATFALVAMALATAGFAWYLSNFANYNKTYGSIGGAIAGLMWIWIINCVLVLGAEVDVEAQRARQLTAGLEAEEQVLLPPRSTSGIKKKEKAYAKDVYEGRKLRAMTNPIGPEPVDPRRKKNRLKALASIGGVVAVLSMIRSASQTPPEDAEPSSDTDSSKE
- a CDS encoding NADP-dependent isocitrate dehydrogenase; this translates as MAKIIYTHTDEAPMLATHSFLPMVEAFASQANVPMETRDISLAGRIIATFSHMLPENQRINDALAELGEMTQSPDANIVKLPNISASVPQLKAAVAELQAQGYDLPNFPDEPKTDEEREIRELYGKVMGSAVNPVLREGNSDRRAPQSVKSYAKKNPHSMGEWTKDSKTNVATMGKNDFASNEKSVVLEKDDELTIRFTPAGGEAKVLKPAFKVLEGEVVDGTFMSVKALDAFLKEQVARAKDEGILFSAHLKATMMKVSDPIIFGRVVRAYFADLFEKYGDKLAEAGLSPNNGLAAIISGLDSLDAETAEAVKAEIEKAYNEGPSIAMVDSSRGITNLHVPSDVIVDASMPAMIRTSGQMWNADDKTQDTLAIIPDSSYAGVYQTVIEDCRANGAFDPATMGTVPNVGLMAQKAEEYGSHDKTFQLEEDGTVEVVNSAGDVLISHEVEAGDIWRACQTKDLPIRNWVELAVERSRQSGMPAVFWLDENRAHDANLIEKVNTYLKDLDTDGLDIRILAPKEATQFSVDRIRKGEDTISVTGNVLRDYLTDLFPILELGTSAKMLSIVPLLAGGGLFETGAGGSAPKHVQQLVEENHLRWDSLGEFLALAESFEKFGRQTETPAAEVLGRALDAATGTFLDENKSPSRKVGELDNRGSHYFLVRYWAEELAQQTEDARLAQVFAPVAKALAEKEEQIISELNGAQGVAVDLGGYYRPDEKKVSEIMRPSATLNEIIDGLKA
- a CDS encoding gamma carbonic anhydrase family protein, whose protein sequence is MAHIIPLDNGTPDVEAAAFLAPTATVSGDVVMAEDSSAFYGVSVRGDSAPIRVGARTNLQDSVVVHADPEYPCTLGDDVTVGHAAVVHGCTVGNGTLVGMSATIMNGAVIGEQSLVAAGALVLEGMEVPPRSLVAGAPAKVRRELTDEEVAALSTSAETYVGLARRHAVALDN
- a CDS encoding DUF6350 family protein: MPTDFKDSRDADTSPSGEVDAGAELAYEATDERPSLTTRTREALYRFRVGLQEGMPLPLVIQGSIEAIQVYVLGLIVVAIPLGVAAASGGWLSASAGDVAHATGQWWLMGHGVPLVRSDAAIGGEGTMWFLPLGFVLVPGWLAWRAGRRLARASWSDQLWQAMLGSLVVYGLLGMATTWWASTELVSAPWWGALLIPLVIHVIGLIGGAWREAGSFGRLIGFDAADWVVQHSQYQRWAGSYVWAVVRAGFVGFVTAVGLASAVFTVQLLVHWVDVVNNVMRLNPGVWGGSALMLLQLVFVPNMVVYTLAYLTGGGFALGSTTSVSAFGVFGTDMPPLPLLGMLPEGPHVWVVVIPVVAGIVAGWWFLREGENHLEEWLTLRFEQRWVGLTLSSLVLGLLVGAVSAAGFVAFAFLSSGTLGLGVFTWIGPHVWASAGLLVAEIGVGAVIGNVAAPLFERDPVLDA